A region from the Panicum hallii strain FIL2 chromosome 1, PHallii_v3.1, whole genome shotgun sequence genome encodes:
- the LOC112878951 gene encoding uncharacterized protein LOC112878951, which yields MKRKKGGSAAAKKKQSEPENVLPSTNQSQMQLVVFQEHSGTGTSAEPPEPVRGEQGQQAETPIIEDDESMSVDETEPSDGDNDDYSIEHDPGLRAPISSYDVNGQDSVRRAYIALGPCQPKMNREDFPQHDCGDSCKFAGGDAFVDGGFQNWNMKVRINRNAGKIDSAHSEAEEKYNMFMRTFHGHDETKASNNAANFRELLAWLAGNFEEVNKVVLENAPQNGQIIDHKIQK from the exons atgaagaggaagaaggggggTAGTGCTGCTGCAAAGAAGAAGCAGTCTGAACCAGAAAACGTTCTTCCATCTACCAATCAAAGTCAGATGCAATTGGTAGTATTTCAAGAGCACAGTGGCACTGGAACAAGCGCAGAACCACCTGAACCAGTGAGAGGTGAGCAAGGCCAGCAAGCCGAGACCCCAATAATAGAAGATGATGAATCTATGTCTGTGGATGAAACTGAACCCAGTGATGGAGACAAtgatgactatagcattgagcATGATCCTGGATTGAGGGCTCCTATCTCAAGCTATGATGTCAATGGCCAAGATTCAGTTAGAAGGGCATACATTGCATTAGGGCCATGTCAACCAAAGATGAATAGGGAGGATTTTCCGCAACATGATTGTGGAG ATAGCTGTAAATTTGCTGGTGGAGATGCTTTTGTTGATGGAGGGTTTCAAAATTGGAATATGAAAGTCAGAATCAACAGGAATGCCGGTAAGATCGATAGTGCTCATAGTGAAGCTGAAGAGAAATACAATATGTTCATGAGAACTTTTCATGGTCATGATGAGACAAAGGCATCAAACAATGCAGCGAACTTCAGGGAACTTTTGGCATGGTTGGCAGGGAATTTTGAAGAAGTTAATAAGGTGGTTCTAGAAAATGCTCCACAAAATGGTCAAATTATAGACCACAAGATTCAAAAATAG
- the LOC112879027 gene encoding uncharacterized protein LOC112879027: MKNSSATEAIGAQTMLIVFKSFEFDFLLHLMNEKFGYTNNLCNALQKREQDIVNAMDLLEFTKVELNVLREDAGWEEFLKKVTSFCEKHNVKVVHMNGKYVPMQRSKQFFRGAVNYHRFHAGIFLGIIDRQVQDLNNRFDELAGFYPHDFGVEEMNQLSFQLNHYINDVRNDEDFTNLRSLAELSIMLVKTSKVSRYDLVYKLLKLALVLATAGVERIFSIMNLIKKQAKK, from the exons ATGAAAAATAGTAGTGCTACTGAAGCTATTGGAGCTCAAACCATGTTGATAGTATTTAAGTCATTTGAGTTTGATTTCCTGCTGCACTTGATGAATGAAAAATTTGGATACACAAATAACTTATGCAATGCTTTGCAAAAGAGGGAGCAGGATATCGTAAATGCTATGGATCTTCTTGAGTTCACAAAGGTAGAATTGAATGTTTTGAGAGAAGATGCTGGATGGGAGGAATTTCTCAAGAAGGTCACTTCTTTTTGTGAGAAGCACAATGTTAAAGTTGTTCATATGAATGGGAAGTATGTTCCTATGCAAAGATCAAAGCAGTTCTTTAGAGGTGCCGTCAATTACCACAGGTTTCATGCTGGAATATTTTTGGGTATCATTGATAGGCAAGTCCAGGACCTTAATAATAGGTTTGATGAG CTTGCTGGATTCTATCCTCATGACTTTGGAGTTGAAGAAATGAACCAACTCTCCTTTCAACTGAACCACTATATTAATGATGTGAGGAATGATGAAGACTTCACAAACTTGAGAAGTCTAGCAGAGCTGTCCATAATGCTAGTTAAAACAAGCAAGGTTTCTCGGTATGACCTTGTTTACAAACTTCTCAAATTGGCGCTAGTTCTTGCAACAGCTGGTGTTGAAAGGATCTTTTCTATAATGAACTTGATAAAAAAACAAGCGAAGAAGTAA
- the LOC112900626 gene encoding WRKY transcription factor WRKY51-like, which produces MITIDDLMSCGGGAPVVPGGDDQASTTPRRRQMMVAVGDHQLTVSRIRTAVSMLGRRTGHARFRRGPAAVVVENPSSLPDRQQPSGSAAAPGVPLDLVDFVKGRGRDEAAFSASASGDSSSLPSTTLTSLTAGEGSVSNGRFPPVSGHAAGTPAVSMLQQHAASDYYYTPGAAPRSKCADRARSENDAGGGKAHAGRCHCSKKRKSRVRRVVRVPAISSRNADIPPDDYSWRKYGQKPIKGSPYPRGYYKCSTVRGCPARKHVERDPGEPAMLIVTYEGDHRHDCQQDRGDADAAAAPPEHMSTNK; this is translated from the exons ATGATCACCATCGACGATCTGATGAGCTGCGGTGGTGGGGCTCCGGTGGTTCCTGGCGGCGACGATCAGGCGTCGacgacgccgcggcggcggcagatgaTGGTGGCGGTGGGGGACCACCAGCTGACGGTGTCCAGGATCCGGACGGCGGTGTCCATGCTCGGCCGCCGCACGGGCCACGCGCGCTtccgccgcggccccgccgccgtcgtggTGGAGAACCCGTCGTCGTTGCCGGACCGACAGCAGCCATCGGGGAGCGCGGCGGCGCCTGGCGTGCCGCTCGACCTGGTGGACTTCGTCAAGGGGCGCGGGCGCGACGAGGCGGCGTTCAGCGCGTCGGCCTCGGGGGACAGCTCGTCGCTCCCCTCGACGACGCTGACGAGCCTCACCGCCGGTGAAGGGAGCGTGTCCAACGGCCGCTTCCCTCCTGTGAGCGGCCACGCTGCCGGCACGCCGGCGGTGTCGATGCTGCAGCAGCATGCTGCCTCCGATTACTACTACACCCCTGGCGCCGCGCCGAGAAGCAAGTGCGCCGACCGCGCGCGCTCCGAGaacgacgccggcggcggcaaggcgcaCGCTGGGCGCTGCCACTGCTCCAAGAAACG GAAGTCGCGCGTGAGGCGGGTGGTCCGCGTGCCGGCGATCAGCTCCCGGAACGCCGACATCCCGCCGGACGACTACTCGTGGCGCAAGTACGGCCAGAAGCCCATCAAGGGCTCGCCGTACCCGCG CGGGTACTACAAGTGCAGCACGGTGCGGGGGTGCCCGGCGCGAAAGCACGTGGAACGCGACCCCGGCGAGCCCGCGATGCTCATCGTCACCTACGAGGGCGACCACCGCCACGACTGCCAGCAGGACCGGGGGGATGCCGATGCCGCCGCGGCACCGCCGGAGCACATGTCGACGAAcaagtga